One part of the Candidatus Zymogenaceae bacterium genome encodes these proteins:
- a CDS encoding methyltransferase domain-containing protein: MNGSADIKDQNAPGTLAEVLRIVNTFSPGRLLDAPAGEGVLAGVLFETFDVTAADIAPDFYKQNDVPFVRVDLNERLPFADGFFQHITCVEGIEHLENPFLCLREFFRIISVGGNLVITTPNIMTIKSRVRFFLYSYHDYFRFIRPAAEDAYRLTLPEYEHEHINPMTYHELRYALERAGFRVIGLYTNRRVRAKRLGVFYPVFKRIIITLTKKTFPADPYLVGDEILEGEILIIHAQKPGTPGE; the protein is encoded by the coding sequence GTGAATGGAAGTGCAGACATAAAAGATCAAAACGCACCGGGTACGCTGGCCGAGGTATTGAGAATTGTCAATACGTTTTCTCCCGGCAGGCTTTTAGATGCACCGGCGGGAGAGGGGGTACTCGCGGGAGTATTGTTCGAGACCTTTGACGTAACGGCTGCCGATATCGCCCCGGATTTTTACAAACAAAATGACGTGCCCTTCGTGAGGGTTGACCTGAACGAGCGACTTCCCTTCGCTGACGGTTTTTTTCAACACATCACATGCGTGGAGGGGATCGAGCATCTTGAGAATCCTTTCCTGTGCCTGCGGGAGTTTTTTCGAATCATTTCCGTCGGCGGCAACCTGGTTATTACCACCCCGAATATCATGACGATCAAGAGCCGGGTGAGGTTTTTTCTGTACAGTTATCACGATTATTTTCGGTTTATTCGACCTGCCGCGGAAGATGCCTATCGCCTTACTCTTCCGGAATATGAACATGAACACATCAATCCGATGACGTATCATGAACTCCGATACGCGTTGGAACGGGCCGGCTTTCGGGTTATCGGGCTTTATACCAACCGCAGAGTGCGGGCGAAACGGCTGGGAGTGTTTTATCCGGTGTTCAAAAGGATTATTATCACGCTCACGAAAAAGACATTCCCGGCCGATCCGTATCTTGTGGGAGATGAAATCCTGGAGGGAGAAATCCTGATCATTCACGCCCAAAAACCGGGTACGCCCGGAGAATAG
- a CDS encoding beta-ketoacyl-[acyl-carrier-protein] synthase family protein, whose protein sequence is MERVVITGLGTVNAVSKNISEYATALKEGRCGVGPISVFDTTDYRTHTGGEVTDFDPRKMIPKEFRTHRMSRADLLAFAAAVEALSSAGLFPFPEELASDTGVIIGGGAGGMLQGEEFFREYITNGPERARFSKMAPLHCAASADHIASKFSLFGPKTTFMTACSSSANAMGYAADLIRDGVCRVAVTGGTEPLSRITYAGFNSLRSVDPEYPKPFDKNRQGLSLGEGAGIVILEALSYAKERGANIFAEFLGYGVTCDAHHMTAPDPDAGGAARSMRAALNDAGIDASRIDYINAHGTATPANDAVETAAIKAVFGKRAYDVPVSSTKSMIGHTLGAAGALEAVASILAMNDGFIPPTIHYSEPDPECDLDYVTEGAREGSMDIFLSNSFAFGGNNTTIIIGRFTEEGVTHE, encoded by the coding sequence GTGGAACGAGTCGTCATAACAGGTTTGGGGACGGTCAACGCCGTCTCCAAAAATATCAGTGAATACGCCACAGCCCTGAAAGAGGGGCGGTGCGGCGTGGGGCCTATTTCCGTCTTCGACACCACGGACTACCGCACCCACACAGGCGGCGAGGTGACGGACTTCGATCCGCGAAAGATGATCCCGAAGGAGTTTCGCACCCATCGCATGTCCCGGGCGGATCTTCTGGCCTTCGCCGCCGCGGTGGAGGCGTTGTCCTCCGCGGGGCTGTTCCCCTTCCCGGAGGAGCTTGCTTCCGATACCGGGGTGATCATCGGCGGCGGCGCGGGCGGCATGCTCCAGGGGGAGGAGTTCTTTCGCGAATACATCACGAACGGCCCCGAGCGGGCCAGGTTTTCCAAGATGGCTCCGCTCCATTGTGCGGCGAGCGCCGATCACATCGCGAGTAAGTTCTCCCTTTTCGGCCCCAAGACCACGTTCATGACCGCCTGCTCCTCCAGCGCCAACGCCATGGGCTACGCCGCGGACCTGATCAGGGACGGTGTGTGCCGTGTGGCGGTGACCGGGGGGACCGAGCCGCTCTCGCGCATTACCTACGCCGGGTTCAACTCGCTTCGCTCCGTGGACCCCGAATACCCGAAGCCCTTCGATAAAAACCGCCAGGGGCTCTCCCTGGGCGAGGGGGCGGGGATTGTCATCCTGGAGGCCCTCTCATACGCGAAGGAGCGGGGGGCAAATATCTTCGCCGAGTTCCTCGGCTACGGCGTTACCTGCGACGCACACCACATGACCGCACCCGACCCCGATGCGGGGGGCGCGGCCCGCTCCATGCGTGCGGCGCTGAATGATGCCGGCATCGACGCCTCCCGGATCGACTACATCAACGCCCACGGCACCGCCACCCCCGCCAACGACGCGGTGGAGACCGCCGCGATCAAGGCGGTGTTCGGAAAACGCGCCTACGATGTGCCGGTCTCGTCCACAAAGTCGATGATCGGCCACACCCTGGGGGCCGCGGGGGCCCTGGAGGCCGTCGCCTCCATCCTCGCCATGAACGACGGCTTCATCCCCCCCACCATCCATTACAGTGAGCCGGACCCGGAGTGCGACCTGGACTACGTCACGGAAGGCGCCCGGGAGGGGTCGATGGACATCTTTCTCTCCAACTCGTTCGCCTTCGGCGGCAACAACACGACGATTATCATCGGACGATTCACTGAGGAGGGGGTTACTCATGAGTAG
- a CDS encoding glycosyltransferase family 4 protein — MKIVYAITYWGMTGGVKVLTQHVRALRERGHDVRLITRVVEESWESSLEPEVVPSFSNRDVPAADALVVTAPRDVEALWPVAKRRGIPLFHFLQGFEPDYNLQRISGRVIPDRYRGTGPIARLRHKIRIRNWKRELRWFDRLYRLPTIKMAISPHIAEGVVDRYNLPCFFVPNGIDRGVFHPKRTELGYTGGLTILSVGNYSIEYKRIPDVHEAVRILKQRGVPVRLVRVSPAPIPDEERRTGAADEYRVKIPEAEIAELYRQSHFYISPSTEIEGFGLPPVEAMSSGTPVILTRVAPFLSFDEPHDYARFVDVYRPERIADAVMELAGDDALRNNIVRRGCEVAEKYSLKRTGDLLEGIIHENRGKTE, encoded by the coding sequence ATGAAAATCGTATACGCGATCACATACTGGGGCATGACCGGCGGCGTGAAGGTACTGACCCAACACGTGAGGGCCCTCCGGGAGCGGGGGCATGACGTGCGGCTGATCACCAGGGTGGTGGAGGAAAGCTGGGAATCGTCGTTGGAGCCGGAAGTGGTGCCCTCGTTTTCGAATCGCGACGTACCCGCTGCCGACGCACTGGTGGTGACCGCCCCCCGGGACGTGGAGGCGCTGTGGCCGGTGGCGAAGAGGCGGGGCATACCGCTGTTTCACTTTCTCCAGGGCTTCGAGCCGGATTACAACCTGCAGCGAATTTCCGGTCGTGTTATACCGGATAGATACCGGGGCACGGGCCCGATCGCCCGGCTCAGGCATAAAATCAGGATTAGAAACTGGAAGCGGGAGCTCAGATGGTTCGATCGACTCTACCGGCTCCCGACGATAAAGATGGCGATATCCCCGCATATTGCAGAGGGCGTGGTCGATCGCTACAACCTTCCCTGTTTTTTCGTTCCCAACGGCATTGATCGGGGGGTGTTTCATCCGAAAAGGACGGAGTTGGGATATACCGGAGGGCTCACTATCCTCTCGGTGGGAAACTACTCCATCGAGTACAAGCGAATCCCGGATGTGCATGAGGCGGTACGGATTCTCAAACAGAGGGGAGTCCCGGTGCGGCTGGTTCGGGTGTCGCCCGCGCCCATTCCCGACGAGGAGCGGAGAACCGGAGCGGCCGATGAGTATCGGGTGAAGATCCCGGAGGCCGAGATCGCGGAGCTCTACCGACAGAGTCATTTTTACATCTCCCCGTCCACGGAGATAGAGGGCTTCGGCCTGCCGCCGGTGGAGGCCATGAGCTCCGGGACCCCGGTGATTCTGACACGGGTGGCCCCCTTTCTGTCGTTCGACGAACCCCACGACTACGCGCGGTTCGTGGACGTCTACCGGCCGGAGCGGATCGCCGACGCGGTGATGGAACTGGCCGGGGACGATGCGTTACGAAACAACATCGTTCGCCGGGGATGTGAAGTGGCCGAGAAGTATTCCCTGAAGCGGACCGGTGACCTTCTTGAGGGAATAATTCATGAGAATAGAGGGAAAACCGAATGA
- a CDS encoding long-chain fatty acid--CoA ligase has product MNVGEWIIKRAERNPDGPFLQEEEGGDRAFTNRQFNERVNRMADALLGMGVKKGDRVATLLLNSSEFLEILFACGKIGAIIVTVNFRLAVPELSYILHNSRPRVVFYSSDFYEKVESLKSIRREIAAWIKHGGEEILDDRSVSDLTAGASIHEPPGVGDVIEYDPLLIMYTSGTTGDPKGAVLSHRAITFDAIHNLLNYGLNHTFKSLVSTPLFHIGSLAASTTPVVYAGGSLVLRHFFNASEMIKLIMHEKINYMFAVPVMYQMMTEAAEWPEADFSHVHYFFSGGAPMPVPLIKKYQNEKGVSFAQGYGMTEACQITAVPLADSIRKAGSVGKEDFHTGLRIVDDDKRDVSPGDTGEVIIRGPNLFSGYWEKPEATEQAFTEGWFHTGDMGYRDEDGYIFLVGRKVEMIISSGENIYPMEVERAIQAQPEVAEAAAVGIPDTRRGEVVAAFVMLERGAVLTEEELVKRLAGMIASYKIPKKIFFVDDFPRNQGGKILKKVLKESYR; this is encoded by the coding sequence ATGAATGTCGGTGAATGGATCATAAAACGGGCCGAGAGAAATCCCGACGGCCCCTTCCTGCAGGAGGAGGAAGGGGGCGATCGCGCATTTACCAACCGTCAGTTCAACGAGCGGGTCAACCGCATGGCCGACGCGCTTCTCGGCATGGGCGTGAAAAAGGGCGACCGGGTGGCGACGCTGCTTTTAAACTCGTCGGAATTTCTGGAGATACTGTTTGCCTGCGGCAAGATCGGGGCGATCATCGTGACGGTCAATTTCCGCCTGGCGGTACCGGAGCTTTCCTATATCCTCCATAACTCACGACCCCGGGTGGTTTTCTATTCCTCGGATTTCTACGAGAAGGTGGAGTCCCTGAAATCGATCCGCAGGGAGATCGCGGCGTGGATCAAGCACGGGGGCGAGGAGATCCTGGACGATCGATCCGTATCCGATCTGACGGCCGGGGCGTCCATCCACGAGCCGCCTGGGGTGGGTGACGTGATCGAGTACGACCCCCTTTTGATCATGTATACATCCGGCACCACCGGGGACCCCAAGGGGGCCGTCCTCTCCCACCGGGCGATCACGTTCGACGCCATCCACAACCTTCTCAATTACGGCCTGAACCATACCTTCAAGTCCCTGGTCTCGACGCCCCTGTTTCACATCGGCTCCCTGGCGGCCTCGACGACGCCGGTGGTATATGCCGGGGGATCCTTGGTGCTCAGGCACTTTTTCAACGCCTCGGAGATGATTAAGCTCATTATGCATGAGAAGATCAACTACATGTTCGCTGTGCCGGTGATGTACCAGATGATGACCGAGGCCGCCGAGTGGCCGGAGGCGGATTTTTCGCATGTGCACTATTTTTTCTCCGGCGGGGCGCCCATGCCGGTGCCGCTGATTAAAAAATATCAGAACGAAAAGGGGGTCTCCTTCGCACAGGGATACGGCATGACCGAGGCCTGCCAGATCACCGCCGTGCCGCTCGCCGATTCGATCCGGAAGGCGGGATCCGTCGGCAAGGAGGATTTTCACACGGGGCTGCGCATCGTCGACGACGACAAAAGGGACGTATCCCCCGGCGACACCGGCGAAGTGATCATCCGCGGCCCGAACCTCTTCTCCGGATACTGGGAGAAGCCGGAGGCGACAGAGCAGGCCTTCACCGAAGGCTGGTTTCACACCGGGGACATGGGGTACCGGGATGAGGACGGCTATATCTTTCTGGTGGGCCGCAAGGTGGAGATGATCATCAGCTCCGGGGAGAATATCTACCCGATGGAGGTGGAGCGGGCCATCCAGGCCCAGCCGGAGGTCGCCGAGGCGGCGGCGGTGGGGATCCCGGATACCCGGAGGGGCGAGGTGGTTGCGGCCTTTGTGATGTTGGAGCGGGGGGCCGTTCTCACTGAAGAAGAACTGGTAAAGCGCCTGGCCGGGATGATCGCCTCATACAAAATACCGAAGAAGATCTTCTTCGTCGATGACTTTCCCAGAAATCAGGGGGGGAAAATTCTCAAGAAGGTCCTGAAAGAGTCGTATCGATGA
- a CDS encoding beta-ketoacyl-[acyl-carrier-protein] synthase family protein, whose product MSRSVVITGVGMVTPLGFEADRVFDRLISGETGIRPASSFDTESLPSHMCAEIVDFEAKEFIPSKAIRKMDRLSRIAVAAAKLAMDDAGINIDDDNRDRVGISLGVAYGSVDVSVQFATTLFTEGPTTVNPILVPNTVMNAPAGHASIALGFRGINVTVNHKESSGEAAVGFAANQIQKGRADAMFAGGADVMGRLIYEILTRFRALSPLDGSDEAARPFDVSRNGAVAGEGAGVICLESEESARRRGAKIYGEVVGWGMSTAPAPLNDWPTSTQGPVLALTRALESAGISPGDVSYISASASGYPALDDLEAKAIREVFGEGEGGPAVSSVKGAVGESASSGGVRAALAGLTLARGTAPPTTGLVTPAAPLNHIMGTGRKTDIRYVVQNGFSSGGTFVSLVYKNTH is encoded by the coding sequence ATGAGTAGGTCCGTGGTGATAACCGGCGTAGGAATGGTCACGCCCCTGGGTTTCGAGGCGGATCGCGTCTTCGATCGGCTCATCAGTGGGGAGACGGGCATCCGTCCGGCCTCCTCCTTCGATACCGAGTCGCTTCCCTCCCACATGTGTGCGGAGATCGTCGATTTCGAGGCGAAGGAGTTCATTCCGTCAAAGGCGATTCGGAAAATGGATCGGCTCTCCCGGATCGCGGTGGCGGCGGCGAAGCTGGCGATGGATGACGCCGGCATCAATATCGACGACGACAATCGCGATCGGGTCGGGATAAGCCTGGGGGTGGCCTATGGCAGCGTGGACGTGTCGGTCCAGTTTGCGACCACCCTCTTCACCGAGGGGCCGACGACGGTCAACCCGATACTGGTTCCCAATACCGTCATGAACGCCCCGGCGGGGCACGCCTCCATCGCCCTGGGATTTCGGGGAATCAACGTGACCGTCAACCACAAGGAGTCCTCGGGCGAGGCGGCCGTCGGTTTCGCCGCAAACCAGATCCAAAAGGGGCGGGCGGACGCAATGTTCGCGGGGGGGGCGGACGTGATGGGACGGCTGATATATGAAATCCTGACCCGCTTTCGGGCGCTTTCCCCCCTGGACGGAAGCGACGAGGCGGCCCGGCCCTTCGACGTTTCCCGAAACGGCGCCGTGGCGGGGGAGGGGGCGGGGGTGATCTGCCTGGAATCGGAGGAGTCGGCCCGGCGCCGGGGGGCAAAGATATACGGGGAGGTCGTGGGCTGGGGCATGAGCACGGCGCCCGCACCGCTGAACGACTGGCCGACGTCGACACAGGGACCTGTCCTGGCCCTGACCCGGGCGCTGGAGAGCGCCGGCATCTCCCCCGGTGATGTGTCGTATATCAGCGCGTCGGCAAGCGGCTATCCGGCCTTGGACGATTTGGAGGCGAAGGCGATTCGTGAGGTCTTCGGCGAGGGGGAGGGAGGTCCCGCGGTATCGTCTGTGAAGGGGGCCGTTGGAGAGAGCGCCTCCTCCGGCGGCGTTCGAGCGGCGCTGGCGGGCCTCACACTTGCCCGGGGGACGGCTCCCCCCACGACGGGGCTTGTAACCCCGGCTGCGCCCCTGAATCACATCATGGGTACGGGCCGAAAGACGGATATCCGCTATGTGGTCCAAAACGGTTTTTCCTCCGGCGGGACCTTCGTCTCGCTGGTGTATAAAAACACCCACTGA
- a CDS encoding alpha/beta hydrolase: protein MRIMTHNQVLIRYHENPAARGCIWYVHGFCCSGHLYENVFDSVLCDDFSIYLPDFPGFGASPPVIPPHTVADSALLLSDLVRKVTGDAPVFFLCHSLGGIVGTKAAKELGRSVRGCVSVEGNLTRQDAFLTGLSEGFDDAGAFYDHLAGIFLPLAQADPTQRRFTAGFLSADPDSVLAWGTSCAEATGETAAGDEFRTLSMPTLFVWGGKSLPEMSKEYIERYDMNHLAFPNAGHNVMVDEPEGFYRMARDFFLEYL from the coding sequence ATGAGGATTATGACTCATAACCAGGTGTTGATTCGATACCACGAGAATCCCGCCGCCCGGGGGTGCATCTGGTATGTTCACGGCTTCTGTTGCAGCGGGCACCTGTATGAAAACGTCTTCGATTCGGTGCTGTGTGACGACTTTTCGATCTACCTGCCGGATTTCCCCGGGTTCGGGGCCAGCCCGCCCGTGATTCCACCCCACACCGTCGCCGACAGCGCCCTGCTCCTATCCGATCTCGTCCGGAAGGTCACCGGGGACGCCCCGGTTTTTTTTCTGTGCCATTCCCTGGGGGGCATCGTGGGGACAAAGGCGGCGAAGGAGCTGGGACGGTCGGTGCGGGGATGTGTGAGCGTGGAGGGAAATCTCACCCGCCAGGACGCCTTCCTGACCGGTCTCAGCGAAGGCTTCGACGACGCCGGGGCCTTCTATGATCACCTCGCGGGGATATTCCTCCCCCTGGCCCAGGCCGACCCCACCCAGAGGCGGTTTACGGCCGGTTTTCTCTCGGCGGATCCGGATTCGGTGCTGGCGTGGGGGACGTCGTGCGCCGAGGCAACGGGGGAGACGGCTGCGGGGGATGAATTTCGCACACTTTCGATGCCGACGCTCTTCGTCTGGGGTGGGAAGAGCCTGCCGGAGATGTCGAAGGAGTACATCGAGCGTTATGACATGAATCACCTGGCGTTTCCAAACGCGGGGCATAATGTGATGGTGGATGAGCCCGAGGGGTTCTATCGGATGGCGAGGGATTTTTTCCTGGAGTACCTGTGA
- a CDS encoding long-chain fatty acid--CoA ligase: protein MNIGQWVYKRAFAFPNRPFLREAEREDKRYNNAAFNERVNRTAHMLAGRGVSSGDRVGTIMLNSSEFLEVLFACAKLGAILVPMNFRLAMPELSYMIDDASPRVMIYSADFSEKIDEIREGGKHCDAWLVHGQNGGDRDTSLADAVSNQDASEPTPSVEVTETDPILIIYTSGTTGDPKGVMITHRNLTFMAIHNLLGYGVDSTFVSLVTAPLFHIGALAAAAIPVIYAGGSLVLKRFFNASEIIKLIDSEKINYMFAVPVMYQMMSDAAEWEGADFSHVRYFIAGGAPMPVPFIRKYQEEKGVSFAQGYGLTETGRVSSLPLTDSIRKAGSVGVEEFHVFVRIVDENDQDVPPGGSGEILVRGPNVFPGYWNKPAETKAAFVGEWFRTGDMGRRDEEGFLYILGRKVEMIISSGENIYPAEVERVIQSIPQVKEAAAVGMPDEKRGEVVAAFVMLKAGEKLTEDELIDSIQDRIAYFKIPKKVIFVDDFPRNSSGKILRRELKESFQ from the coding sequence ATGAATATCGGACAATGGGTATACAAGCGGGCGTTCGCCTTCCCGAATCGTCCCTTCCTCAGAGAAGCCGAGCGTGAGGATAAAAGATACAACAACGCCGCCTTCAACGAGCGGGTCAACCGGACGGCCCACATGTTGGCGGGCCGTGGAGTTTCTTCGGGCGACCGGGTCGGGACGATCATGCTCAACTCATCGGAGTTTCTGGAGGTGCTCTTCGCCTGCGCCAAGCTGGGGGCCATCCTCGTCCCGATGAACTTCCGCCTGGCGATGCCGGAGCTGTCGTACATGATAGATGACGCCTCCCCCCGGGTAATGATCTATTCCGCCGATTTTTCGGAGAAGATAGACGAGATACGAGAGGGGGGCAAACACTGTGATGCGTGGCTGGTGCACGGTCAGAACGGCGGCGATCGGGACACATCCCTCGCCGACGCGGTTTCGAATCAGGACGCATCCGAGCCGACGCCGTCTGTGGAAGTAACGGAGACCGACCCGATTCTCATCATCTACACATCCGGCACCACCGGCGATCCGAAGGGGGTGATGATCACCCACCGAAATCTCACCTTCATGGCCATCCACAACCTTTTGGGATACGGGGTCGATTCGACCTTCGTGTCGCTGGTGACGGCACCCCTGTTTCACATAGGGGCTCTGGCGGCGGCGGCGATCCCGGTCATCTATGCCGGCGGGTCTCTTGTGCTCAAGCGTTTCTTCAACGCGTCGGAGATCATCAAGCTCATCGATTCGGAGAAGATCAACTATATGTTTGCGGTGCCGGTGATGTACCAGATGATGTCCGACGCCGCGGAGTGGGAGGGGGCGGACTTTTCCCACGTGCGTTATTTCATCGCCGGCGGGGCGCCCATGCCGGTGCCCTTCATCAGGAAATACCAGGAGGAGAAGGGCGTCTCCTTCGCCCAGGGGTACGGCCTGACCGAGACCGGGCGGGTATCGTCGCTCCCCCTTACCGACTCCATCAGAAAGGCGGGCTCCGTGGGGGTCGAGGAGTTTCACGTGTTTGTCAGGATCGTCGATGAAAACGATCAAGACGTGCCCCCCGGTGGATCGGGGGAGATATTGGTGCGGGGTCCGAACGTGTTCCCCGGCTATTGGAACAAACCCGCCGAGACAAAGGCGGCCTTTGTCGGCGAGTGGTTTCGCACCGGCGACATGGGCCGGAGGGACGAGGAGGGATTCCTCTACATCCTCGGGCGCAAGGTGGAGATGATCATCAGCTCCGGGGAGAATATCTATCCCGCCGAGGTGGAGCGGGTCATCCAGTCGATCCCCCAGGTGAAGGAGGCGGCGGCGGTGGGGATGCCGGACGAAAAGCGGGGCGAGGTGGTGGCGGCCTTTGTGATGTTGAAGGCGGGCGAGAAGCTGACCGAGGACGAGCTGATCGACTCCATCCAGGATCGGATCGCCTATTTCAAAATACCAAAGAAGGTGATTTTCGTCGATGATTTCCCCCGAAACAGCTCGGGGAAGATATTGAGGCGGGAGTTGAAGGAATCATTCCAATAG
- a CDS encoding MBL fold metallo-hydrolase, with translation MERIHDRLVILGNRDIPSFLLIGDTKRALIDAGTADLAPLYLDDLTRALGDDPRVDLILFTHSHFDHIGAAPFLLRRVTGLTCCAHPYLFKVLTRDGARKTIERLSRKISKKAADAGGLQEADFNYGMIRPGITLSDDDVIDLGGISIRVVATPGHTGDSLSYFIEPTGEIFTGEAAGIIPGEELYVGPEFLSSYRDYMNSLEKIKALHPTTIFTGHHTRVEQRDLDRFFQAAIRDTKNLKEKIERYLLETDMDEAMVIARIKAEEYEDLRKSRQMEEAYVLNLTAQVRHIARLLEND, from the coding sequence ATGGAACGCATACACGACCGCCTTGTCATCCTCGGCAACAGGGACATCCCCTCGTTTCTCCTCATCGGTGATACAAAACGCGCCCTCATCGACGCCGGGACCGCCGATTTGGCTCCGCTGTATCTCGATGACCTCACCCGCGCTCTGGGCGACGACCCCCGGGTGGACCTCATCCTCTTTACCCATTCTCATTTCGACCATATCGGCGCGGCCCCCTTTCTCCTGCGCCGAGTGACGGGCCTCACGTGCTGCGCTCACCCCTACCTCTTCAAGGTGCTGACCCGGGACGGGGCGAGGAAGACCATAGAGCGGCTCAGCCGGAAAATCTCAAAAAAGGCCGCCGATGCGGGAGGTCTCCAGGAGGCCGACTTCAACTACGGCATGATCCGCCCGGGGATTACACTCTCGGACGACGACGTCATCGACCTGGGGGGGATTTCGATCCGGGTCGTCGCCACCCCCGGCCACACGGGCGACAGCCTGAGTTACTTCATCGAGCCCACAGGAGAGATATTCACCGGCGAGGCGGCGGGGATTATTCCGGGAGAAGAACTCTATGTCGGGCCGGAGTTTCTCTCCAGCTACCGGGACTATATGAACTCCCTCGAAAAAATCAAGGCCCTTCATCCCACAACCATCTTCACCGGCCATCATACACGGGTCGAACAGCGGGACCTGGATCGCTTCTTCCAGGCGGCGATTCGGGATACCAAAAACCTGAAAGAGAAAATTGAGCGGTATCTTCTGGAAACCGATATGGACGAGGCGATGGTCATTGCCCGCATCAAGGCGGAAGAATACGAGGACTTAAGAAAATCGAGGCAGATGGAGGAGGCATACGTGCTCAACCTCACCGCCCAGGTACGCCATATCGCCCGATTGCTCGAAAACGACTGA
- the wecB gene encoding UDP-N-acetylglucosamine 2-epimerase (non-hydrolyzing): protein MSQRKKILVVFGTRPEVVKLAPVVARAAETNDLRVEMLATAQHRELIDQATEIFHLRPDYDLDVMTSDQTPADVCARVIAGAHKIIGRAGPDVVVVQGDTVTAFAAGLAAFYRGVPVAHVEAGLRSFDIHNPFPEEVNRALISRFASFNFCPTENARQNLLREGVADETIFVTGNTVVDAVRERMDDEFCHTPSRLGGVDPKKTRVILVTAHRRESFGEPMEEVFRSLVEIVEQRPDVHVVFPVHPNPRVKEAAARILQGQDRVHLVSPLGYLDFIHLMRDSVVILSDSGGVSEEAPTVGTPVLLLRRVTERKEALDAGTAILVGTDRDTITRQTLQLLDDDEARARFSVLDNPFGDGRAAQRIIDILTERL from the coding sequence ATGTCGCAGCGAAAAAAAATTCTGGTCGTTTTCGGCACCCGTCCCGAGGTCGTCAAGCTGGCGCCGGTGGTCGCACGAGCGGCGGAGACGAATGACCTTCGGGTGGAAATGCTGGCAACCGCCCAGCACCGGGAGCTGATCGATCAGGCAACGGAGATTTTTCACCTCCGGCCCGATTACGACCTGGATGTGATGACAAGCGATCAGACCCCGGCGGACGTGTGCGCCCGGGTGATCGCCGGAGCCCACAAGATCATCGGGAGGGCGGGACCCGACGTCGTGGTGGTCCAGGGAGACACCGTCACCGCCTTCGCTGCGGGGCTGGCGGCGTTTTATCGGGGCGTGCCGGTGGCCCATGTGGAGGCGGGGCTTCGCTCGTTTGACATACACAACCCCTTCCCTGAAGAGGTGAACCGGGCGCTGATTTCCCGATTCGCCTCGTTTAATTTCTGTCCCACCGAAAACGCCCGGCAAAACCTATTGCGTGAGGGCGTAGCCGACGAAACGATCTTCGTCACCGGCAATACCGTGGTGGATGCCGTTCGTGAGCGAATGGACGACGAGTTTTGCCATACTCCCTCCCGCCTGGGTGGCGTGGACCCGAAGAAAACGCGGGTCATCCTCGTGACCGCCCACCGGAGGGAGAGTTTCGGAGAGCCGATGGAGGAGGTGTTTCGATCCCTGGTGGAGATTGTCGAACAGCGCCCCGATGTCCATGTGGTTTTTCCAGTGCACCCGAATCCCCGGGTGAAGGAGGCGGCGGCGCGAATTTTACAGGGACAGGATCGTGTTCATCTGGTATCTCCCCTGGGGTATCTCGATTTTATCCACCTGATGCGGGACTCCGTTGTCATCCTTTCGGACTCGGGGGGCGTTTCCGAGGAGGCGCCCACCGTGGGAACGCCGGTGTTGCTCCTCAGACGGGTGACCGAGCGGAAAGAGGCCTTGGATGCGGGGACGGCAATCCTTGTGGGGACCGATCGAGACACGATCACCCGACAGACGCTTCAGCTCCTGGACGACGATGAGGCGCGGGCGAGATTCTCCGTTTTGGATAATCCCTTCGGTGACGGTCGGGCGGCCCAGAGAATCATCGACATACTTACCGAACGTCTATGA